Genomic DNA from Pseudobacteriovorax antillogorgiicola:
GCCACCCCGCTAAAGTTTTTGCCTCTTTTGCATCATAATTGCAAAGATTTTCTTCAAGCTTTATATGTTCCAGCTTTGCGAACTCGTCGGTGTTCTCATTGGAGATTCGTAATGATGCATCGATTCCTCTTTCACACCGTTCAATGTCTAGAATGTCAGTCAAACTATGACTACTCAAGTCACTAAATTTCTCTTGAAAACCTGGCCGATTGAAAACAGCTCTATTGACCCTATTAGATTCCCTCTGCTGTGCTTCTCGAAGGTTGAACTCAAGAATCTTGACATTCGGTTTGCTTACATTCAGCTTTCTATGTCTAAGAATTCGACCAACCAACTGGATGATAGATCGATAGGAAGAAGGCTCAATGATCCCCCAATCAAAATCATGATTTCTTCCAACTTCCTCTACCGGAGTCGATACGATAATGAATAAAAAGTCACTACTATCACTTTTGTCTAGAATATCCCTTACAATATCGTGGCTAAATACTCTATCGGCATTCTTTCTATTAAGAATCTCATCCAATAGGGATTCCTGTTCATGTCTTAGAATTAGAGTCTGTTGGCTATGGTAAATGGTAAGCTTGATCTGTAGATGACTTTCCCAATCTGCTTCAAGTAAGTATCTACCCAGCTGGACGCAGGGAGTTACATTTGCCATGCGAATAACACCGAAAGACACTCTTTTTCCTGTTAAGGGGTCAACTGAATGGTGATCATGATGCAAATTTTCTGCTTCCTTGCGGATTGCTTCAAAGAACCATTCTGACACTGAATTATACCTATCCCGTTCTGAAGGATTCAAACAGATCAGAGAAGCTTTTCTTCTTACAGGCAATTTAGAAAGATTAGCCAACCGTTTAGAAATAAACTTTTGATGGGAAGATTCGAATTTTGTAATATAGTCTCGACCAAGATCCATCAAATTTGCTACACTTTGAAATTCATCAATCCATGCAGTACCAACACTTTGATTAAAGCCTCTTGAGCTAGCGAAGACTTTCCACCCCTTCGCATAGCAATTAAAAAAACCATTTGCTATTGCTGGCGAAATTGTTGCAGAAGAAAGAATGACTTTTCTTCCTAGCATACCGGCCAAATGAATAAGTCTGCCAACTGCAAGGAGATCTTCCTTGCCAAAATCGTCAACCTCATCGATGACTATGTCGGACGACATGAGGCGTAATAACGGTAATATATACTTGCCGCCCTTTCTTGTTTCGGTAGCTCCCATGACGTGATCGATAGTACATACTAGTATAGGGGCATAGAGAAAAGCCCTGTCTTTGTCTTTTTTGATAACCGTCTTGAGAAGACTTTCGTATTCATAATTCTGGAAATCGATATCATCGTAATCTGATAGATCCTCTAGAGACTCTGATCCCATCTCGCGAGAACTTCTTGCACTCTCTCTTTGATCTTCTACTATTCGCCTATGGTGGAGATCCATGAGTGCCTTTGAACCAACAAGTACTGCAAGGCTATCTGAGTCAAGCTGTAGGTTTTTCCGATACTCATTGCCGGTTTGGAGCGTAAGTGTTCGGAGACCTACGGCCAAAATATACCGAAGACTCTCTTGGTTTGGAGATAACGCACGCATGATCTTAGCATTCGCTAAAGTCTTTCCAGTGCCAGTGCTAGCCATATTAACGACAAAGAAACCATATTGCTTGCTAGATTGAATAGAGCTTTCATTCTTTTCATACCAGGCGCGGATAATTTTAACCGCTTTATCTTGCCAGTTGAACTCTCGGGGGCTAGGCTTACGCAATGCTTTGATGTCTGATGCATACGGCATTTCTTGCTCAAAGTAGGGCAACCTATAACTTACTTTGAGCGACTTCTTTGCCACATTGACAAGATGTTCATCTAGCTTCTGCTTTGCATCTCCGTTCTTGTCCGTATTTGCAATCAATCTAGATTCCACCCATGACTTATCACAATCTTCTGACGAATAAAGATGGTCTCCCATCATTAGGCTGACACGACTAAATATGGCTAGTAATCGAACGCTGCCGTTTCTGATACTTTCCTCGATTAAGGGCATTTCTCCCAAGGCACGATTCGCCCATTTTCTAATCTGCTGTTGAAGTCTGTGGCTTTCCTGAAGTAGTCCTTCTGGAAATGTAAAACAGCTTGCCTGCTCATTTTTCCTAAGCTCGTTCATATACCCCCAACCGGCATCAATCATCTGGAGAAGAGAGTCCATTGAGGGAGCGGAGTTTAAATTTTCGTATCTGCTTCGATCTTTTGAAATATGTGGAAGTTTATGATGACTTAAGATTAGCCAAGCTACAAGGCAGGCAATAGGCTGCCCCTTTCCTATTACAAGTTTTTCAGATGGGCGCGGTAACTTGCCCCCACTGAAGCCATTTATTGATAACTCCTCCAGCCATTTCTTGTCAGACTTTTCAAACACAAAGTTGAGGAACAGATTTGTCGATACCCATTCATGTCTAAATGGATCGCTTTTTGAAGCACCACTCCGTTTAAGCTTATTTTGAAAACACTCTGAAGCCTTTCCAATATCATGAAACAAAGCACTGAGTGCCGAAAGTGCTTGAATCGCAGGTAGCAGTTGCCACTGATTCTCCACCTGAGGGTAATCAATACTTGTTTTATGGACTGGCGAGTACCCTTCACTGCTGAACGCTTCTTTGTTCCCCACTATCCACTGAAGTTCCATTCCTGAATGACCACGAAGCTTAAAACATGAAACAGCAGTATTCCTGGTAGCAGATTTTCTCAGTAGCTTTCTAACTGCAAGCAAGCCCTCCATTGTGATCGTAGTGCTCCAAGTTCGCCTGCCTATTCTATTAGCGAATGAATCCAGGACTCTCTGTGTTCGAGACAGTGCCTTTTTTTCACATAGAGAGTTGAATACGACGATCACAGCAGGGTCCTTTCAATGTTCACTATAAAACGAGAAAACAACTAATTAGAAATACAACTACTACTGTCTTAGAATATAGCGGCTAACGGGGCCCCTTAATATGTTGCAAAAGAATTCTGACTTTCTGACAAGCGTAGAAATTCGCTATTCTTAACTACGTTAAATCAACCACGGCCGAATAGGCCGCTTAAATTTCCATCCGAGACACCTTCTTAATACAGTTAAACATGTAGTCCAAGGCCTTGTGATCTGTAAGTTTCATGATGCATGTTGAACGGAACTCCTGTTCAGAATCTCCTTGCTTGGCTGATATAAAAGCTTGGGGAAGGATAATCGCATCCTTTACAAGATCTGCAATATCAAATACCAGCGCACCTTTCCTGGTCTTCCCATGCATCACTGCAAATCCATAGGGGATTCCCAGAACCCAAAGCGATGTTGCTGCTAGGCCATAGGCCAGGTAGTTGCCATGGGAAAGAAACGTATTCTGAGGATCTGTGGACTTATGATCACGCTTAAAGTCTTCGAGCTCAGTCTTTTCTCGGGAATATCGATACAGAAAGCTAGTCAGTTCGCCCTCTACTCCAAGTAGCTGAGAGATACTATTGGCCCGGTTAAACTTTTTCCCGTATCTATCTAAGGCAGACTCCATGTCATAGTCTTCGGCATCGAACCCTTTATCCAGTAGATCTTTATCCTTACTCCAGACCAACTCAATGAACTCAAGACGAGATCGTTGAAAGTACTTTGCAGCTTTTAAGCGTTTACTTTCTTCAAACCAGAATGACATCCATCCCTGGAGGTATTCGGTTGGACGATATTCACCATGGGGAACAAGCCACTCTACTTCGGTACCCATGAGTAGAGGGGTGCCGCCTCCTCCTGTAAAACCAATGACAACACCAGCTGAAGCCAGCATTCGCACAGCCGCTTGGGTTATCGATGTACCATTCCCTAATAGGATTACTGTCGTATTA
This window encodes:
- the cas3f gene encoding type I-F CRISPR-associated helicase Cas3f, with protein sequence MIVVFNSLCEKKALSRTQRVLDSFANRIGRRTWSTTITMEGLLAVRKLLRKSATRNTAVSCFKLRGHSGMELQWIVGNKEAFSSEGYSPVHKTSIDYPQVENQWQLLPAIQALSALSALFHDIGKASECFQNKLKRSGASKSDPFRHEWVSTNLFLNFVFEKSDKKWLEELSINGFSGGKLPRPSEKLVIGKGQPIACLVAWLILSHHKLPHISKDRSRYENLNSAPSMDSLLQMIDAGWGYMNELRKNEQASCFTFPEGLLQESHRLQQQIRKWANRALGEMPLIEESIRNGSVRLLAIFSRVSLMMGDHLYSSEDCDKSWVESRLIANTDKNGDAKQKLDEHLVNVAKKSLKVSYRLPYFEQEMPYASDIKALRKPSPREFNWQDKAVKIIRAWYEKNESSIQSSKQYGFFVVNMASTGTGKTLANAKIMRALSPNQESLRYILAVGLRTLTLQTGNEYRKNLQLDSDSLAVLVGSKALMDLHHRRIVEDQRESARSSREMGSESLEDLSDYDDIDFQNYEYESLLKTVIKKDKDRAFLYAPILVCTIDHVMGATETRKGGKYILPLLRLMSSDIVIDEVDDFGKEDLLAVGRLIHLAGMLGRKVILSSATISPAIANGFFNCYAKGWKVFASSRGFNQSVGTAWIDEFQSVANLMDLGRDYITKFESSHQKFISKRLANLSKLPVRRKASLICLNPSERDRYNSVSEWFFEAIRKEAENLHHDHHSVDPLTGKRVSFGVIRMANVTPCVQLGRYLLEADWESHLQIKLTIYHSQQTLILRHEQESLLDEILNRKNADRVFSHDIVRDILDKSDSSDFLFIIVSTPVEEVGRNHDFDWGIIEPSSYRSIIQLVGRILRHRKLNVSKPNVKILEFNLREAQQRESNRVNRAVFNRPGFQEKFSDLSSHSLTDILDIERCERGIDASLRISNENTDEFAKLEHIKLEENLCNYDAKEAKTLAGWLNEFWWLSSQPQVESPFREGSQGLSLLLLPDESKCSSDLEFRFHIKSSDGYNLIEDSFNIKFIDLYDPYDRLFVARDFHQLLCSLAELENTSMFVAAEKYGKILLPSYQEGKKLCYHPALGMFEDKKL
- the cas1f gene encoding type I-F CRISPR-associated endonuclease Cas1f; this translates as MESLTDLKAILHSKRANIFYIEHCKVLQKDGRVLYLSHKNRTNNYWNIPIANTTVILLGNGTSITQAAVRMLASAGVVIGFTGGGGTPLLMGTEVEWLVPHGEYRPTEYLQGWMSFWFEESKRLKAAKYFQRSRLEFIELVWSKDKDLLDKGFDAEDYDMESALDRYGKKFNRANSISQLLGVEGELTSFLYRYSREKTELEDFKRDHKSTDPQNTFLSHGNYLAYGLAATSLWVLGIPYGFAVMHGKTRKGALVFDIADLVKDAIILPQAFISAKQGDSEQEFRSTCIMKLTDHKALDYMFNCIKKVSRMEI